In [Mycobacterium] stephanolepidis, the genomic window CTGCATTCGAACTGGTCGGATGGGTCGGTGCCCATCGAGGAGATGATGAGCACCGCGAAGGCGCTCGGACACGAATACTGCGCGCTGACGGATCACTCGCCGCGTCTGCGCGTCGCCAATGGGCTGTCGGCGGAACGGTTGCGCGCCCAGCTGAAGGTGATCGACGGACTGCGAGAGCAGATGGCGCCCATGCGAATCCTCACCGGGATCGAGGTCGACATCCTGGACGACGGCGATCTGGACCAGGACCCCGAGCTACTGGATCGGCTCGACATCGTTGTCGCGAGTGTGCATTCCAAGCTTGCGATGGACTCCGCGGCGATGACCCGTCGCATGATCGCCGCCGTCACCAACCCGCGCGTCGACGTGCTGGGCCATTGCACGGGGCGGCTGGTGGAGGGGGAGCGGGGCATCCGGGCGGAGTCGAAATTCGATGCCGCAGAGGTATTTCGGGCCTGTCGTGATTCGGGCACCGCCGTCGAGATCAACTCACGTCCGGAGCGACGCGATCCGCCGCGCCGGCTGCTGGATGTGGCGCTGAACATCGGCTGCGACTTCTCCATCGACACCGACGCGCATGCGCCAGGGCAACTGGAGTTCTCCGGGTACGGCTGCGAGCGTGCGCTCGATGCCGGTGTTCCGGAAGAACGAGTGATCAACACGTGGCCTGTGGAGCAGCTGTTGGCCAGGACCACGAAGGGCCGCTGATCGCACTAT contains:
- a CDS encoding PHP domain-containing protein, translated to MDPGAALREVAYYKELAREESRRVMAYRKAADVIAALSPEERERHGANKTWKSLTGLGPKTATVVAEAWSGKVPVALEQLRASATGTGGGTMREALRGDLHLHSNWSDGSVPIEEMMSTAKALGHEYCALTDHSPRLRVANGLSAERLRAQLKVIDGLREQMAPMRILTGIEVDILDDGDLDQDPELLDRLDIVVASVHSKLAMDSAAMTRRMIAAVTNPRVDVLGHCTGRLVEGERGIRAESKFDAAEVFRACRDSGTAVEINSRPERRDPPRRLLDVALNIGCDFSIDTDAHAPGQLEFSGYGCERALDAGVPEERVINTWPVEQLLARTTKGR